A single Aspergillus chevalieri M1 DNA, chromosome 3, nearly complete sequence DNA region contains:
- a CDS encoding glutathione S-transferase family protein (COG:J;~EggNog:ENOG410Q120;~InterPro:IPR036249,IPR040079,IPR036282,IPR010987, IPR004045;~PFAM:PF00043,PF14497,PF13417,PF13410,PF02798;~TransMembrane:1 (i160-179o);~go_function: GO:0005515 - protein binding [Evidence IEA];~go_process: GO:0006749 - glutathione metabolic process [Evidence IEA]) gives MSFGTIYSYPNNPRVIKTHAVANLNGLQIDEAPFQMGVTNRTPEFLSKFPLGKIPAFESSDGAVRIFESDAITQYVAESGPAAGQLLGSTPAEKAQIRQWIVFAEGEVMGAVTRSALWRVGLKAYDEATETAALANLDRAARTLETHLQGRKWLASEEKLSLADISVAAALVWAFSMILDNELRPQYPTVLAWYDRVLETEGVKQAFGEKKFIEKRKAPPS, from the exons ATGTCCTTCGGAACAATCTACTCCTACCCCAACAACCCCCGGGTCATCAAG ACCCACGCCGTCGCAAACCTGAACGGTCTGCAAATCGACGAAGCCCCCTTCCAAATGGGTGTCACAAACCGCACCCCCGAATTCCTCTCCAAATTCCCTCTCGGCAAAATCCCCGCTTTCGAGTCCTCCGACGGCGCCGTGCGCATCTTCGAGTCTGACGCTATCACTCAATACGTCGCTGAATCGGGCCCTGCTGCTGGACAGTTATTGGGGTCTACGCCCGCGGAAAAGGCGCAGATTAGGCAGTGGATTGTCTTCGCGGAGGGTGAGGTCATGGGTGCTGTGACGAGGTCTGCGCTGTGGAGGGTCGGACTCAAGGCGTACGATGAGGCGACGGAGACGGCTGCGTTGGCGAATTTGGATCGCGCGGCTAGGACTCTGGAGACGCATTTGCAGGGGAGGAAATGGTTGGCTTCTGAGGAGAAGTTGAGTTTGGCGGATATTTCGGTTGCGGCGGCGTTGGTTTGGGCGTTTTCGATGATTCTGGATAATGAGTTGAGGCCGCAGTATCCTACTGTGCTGGCTTGGTATGATCGGGTGCTGGAGACTGAGGGCGTTAAGCAGGCTTTTGGGGAGAAGAAGTTTATTGAGAAGCGCAAGGCTCCTCCGTCGTAG